ACCTTAGGAAAGCATATGATTCTATCTCCTGGGACTTTGTGGAAGAGATTTTGATTAGTCTTAATTTCCCTGATATGTTCATTAGACTTGTTATGAACTGCATTAGGACTGCCAGTTTCTATGTTAACTGGAATGGCAATATTGGTGATAGGTTTCAATCTAGTAAGGGTCTCAGACAAGGAGATCCCATGTCCCCTCTTATTTTTGTGTTATACGTGGAATATCTGTCTAGAATGCTCAAAAAGGTTAGTGATGACTTTAAATACCACAAAAATTGTCAAAAGATGAAAATAAACCACCTGATGTTTGCAGATGAGTTGCTTTTATTTTGTCATGGTGATATTCACTCTGTCATGTTTTTCTCTAACACCTTAAACACTTTCAAGTCTATCTCTGGTCTTAGTGTCAATCCTCTGAAAAGCCAGGTCTTTTGTTGCAACATTGACAATAACATTAAGAGCAGAATAATCCAGTCCCTGGGGTTTGTTGAGGGAGTCTTACCTCTACGATATTTAGGTATTCCTCTAATAACCTCTAGGCTTTCTAAAAATTAGTGCCGATGGATTATTGAAAAAATCACTAGTAGGATTAACTCCTGGTCCAGTAAGTTTCTTTCCTATGCACGGAGAATCCAGCTTATTGAATCTGTTCTTATGAGCATGCATGTCTTCTGGGCCTCCATCATGCTGCTTCCTAAGAGTATTAATAAAGAAAGCCAGAGTATCTGTGCTAGATTCCTATGGAAGGGAAAAAGTGAAGGGAAATACAGTGCTTTGGTTGCTTGGAATGATATCACTAGATTGAAGAAAGAAGGTGGTCTAGGGATTAAAGATATTAGTGTCTGGAATAAGGCTGCAGTTTGCAAACATATATGGCACATCATTAATGATTCTGGCTCTCTTTGGGGAAAATGGATTGCTGATAATAAGATCAAAAGAGGTAGTTTCTAGAGTGCTAAAGCCAACAGTGATTCTAGTTGGATTTGGAGGGGCCTCCTCAGAATCAGAACTGATATCAAGAAGCTAATAGAGTACAAAGTTGGGAATGGTGTTAAAACAGACTTTTGGAATGACCCCTGGATCCATGGGTGTTCATTAACTGAAAATTCCCCAGAGTTAAGATGAAAGACTCAAATGTCCCTAAAAACTCCACTGTAGCTGACATGTGGAGAAATGGCAATTGGACTCTCCCTAATCCAATTGATTCGTACACGGATGACGCTTGGGACTATATTAAAGATAATTTCCATCTGAATAGTAGTCCTGATGAGGTCAAGTGGCTGGTAGCTGACAACAACAAGTTTTATATCTCTAAGGCTTGGAAGGAATTAAGAAGTGAATCCAACCAAGTGAGGTGGTACAAGCTAGTCTGGAATAAGAACATTGTGCCAAGATTTAGCTTCCTTCTCTGGCTAGCCATTAAGAGAAGAATGAACACTAAAAGCAGATTAGTCAAGTGGGGAGTAGTTCCTGATGATAAGTGTGTCTTATGCCAGAATGAAAAAGAAACTATTGATCACTGCCTGTATGAATGTTGCTTTGTGAGAAAGATATGGGACAAGTTACTTCCTATCTGTGGTTGTAATGAGAATATCAACACATGGAGAAGGATAATCAGCTGGTTCTGTATAAAAGCCTCAGGCAAGAATGCTTATGCTGTTCTAAGAAGACTTATTCTCTCTTCTACAGTTTATTATGTCTGGACTGCAAGGAATAAAAAGATCTTTGAGAAAGAAGACCCAGTTGTTGATCACATTATCAGTAATGTAAAGAATGTGGTGCTAGCAAAGATAAACATGGTGAATGACAATTCCCCAATTTTTGATGCCATCTGCAGATTACAAAGAGTATCCCTCTAAGACTGTCAGTATAGAGTCTTCTGTCTTTAAATATGTATTCTGGTTGTTTGCTGATCTAAGTCCcctgaggcttttgtaacaGGGTGGCGTGGATTTGTTCTTGGTTCCTAGTTGTTTGCTAATCTTAGTCCcctgaggcttttgtaacaGGGTGGCTTGGATCTGTTCTTGGGCAGGAGGAGATTGCTTTGAGGCTTTTGTAACAAAGCTTCTTCTCCTTGCCTTGCTTTTTAGCCCTCTGTGTTTGCTGTTCAGAGTTTGGCTTTAGTTTTGCTGTGTTTTctcttgtttaattttaattaaataagcttttttggttgtttttcacaaaaaaaaaatataccgccatgtgtcgttgcgtgattggtcggtgtaccaatttgccaaaaaatgaaagttggttactgacattgccaagttttaaagtttatgttgtaattgcaaattagggtaaagttcgtgtatgcatttgcaattaacccttgttattattataaatgaaaagtggatatttatatttaatttatagttttagagATTTTGACTTtgcgtgccaatttggctaaatttataacttaacctttaattatttattaaattattttagcgatggattttgTTGGAAATTATTagttacttgggtaattatattttattttcaatattgaCTTGGCGTGTCAATTTGACGGTTGAGATTTTGaacgtttttcttaatttattttaattaagtaaattggttgtaacttgggttacttgaagtaaAAGCTATTGTgttccgttttaaatgttgatttattattttatcaaagttgtttctacaattataaactatgctttataattggatatatttatatttattttatcaatgttatctttgggaattataaactctagtttatttttttgataaaatatttttagtccggttagacttgggtcacccggcATGTGAGgtagtttggtagttattgatAACTCGACTAACCCACTCTTTGAGTAactgatttaagttattatttaagtattatttaggtaatattttccggaacgaatttttaaaatgggaactcaatagacttgacttgtttacttatttgagtattgtattTACTAGATGTGGTTCGTGTTTTTGCTCGGGTCATTCTGTAATTAATTGACCATTCCGTTCTCGCTATGTTTGTGCttgacttggtattgtgctagtcttatgtggtgtttagtactctctagagttagggattgattttaatattggtttctACTCTGTCTTAAATTCGTCGACTACTCATGCTTATGGGTCGAAtcaggttttgtcgcttgccaggttttcaagtggattagcaagtagtgagtttgtagtactatttaccgctttattaagtaccgaaTTTCATTTtcgtattataaatgtttttgaattgtgttaagcgattatggatctggattgaaacgagctgctcggtagtcttgtatcgagactgtgtgcaccggtaagtactctgcgatcggcagactaatgtcttgcttacgttggtatatgacgaggatttgttcccgtccactctgggtttttcagtatgctatgttatacttacgctgggatcatttcaatactgttattccataatcatattattttagtataaatggttttgatttaagggttttaaacttaataaatgtaaatagtattgcgaactcatctcagtatatcagacccccgttgttttcccattttccaggtttattattttgagcgggtctgctgatctccgaatctttattccttggtggtttattttattttaataaattgtcaagctaattttattcttaaaccgtagtagtaaactagaagtatAAATTTATTCTAGTTTGTTTGTCGAATTGGTAtgactggctttattttatgctttggcattattattgttCAACTCTGGTTATTCATTGTTTAATgaaagtaattatatttaaactctTAGTTTAATttagagtctcggttgccccgagcattggattttctgcaggtttctATGATTGGTtgtttttccgcaaggcttgctacgggggttggtacaaccatacccataccgtaGCGCctgtcgcgatccatgaaattgggtcgtgacaaacctGGTATCAActctttggtttcaaaccaaggccatttgcatgctatgtgctTACTCTGTTATGTTTTTACtgagtcataggtactactgcggaattaggttcaGGCCTTATCTttgaaacataattttttgatttttaaaactttctccCTACACCGATAGAATTGCGTCGAGTTAGTCATTAATTATGCcttgatttgattattttattttattatattgatgttatttcacttatgtgatttaatttcttttgatttctcgggaaatcttatgttgataatttttACTTGGGTGATATATTTTGGCTGTTATGTCTTTAATGATGTTGTTGACTCTAAATTATTTGTGAGTATTCCTGGGTCTGTCCGTgagttttgatttctaaaaaattaatattttgtcagGCTTTGACATTATTTtgggtttaaattatttttgaccgAGAAATTTTTTTCACGTTTTGTGAATTACGTTGTtggccacgtattggttttaaattaccttAGGAAGATTGTTTTTGCCCAACTGGTGTTTTGACGctaaaaaaagtcaaaagggTAGGctggacacgacaccctaaaatattattttcactaTCTTGCCAGAGAAAATGAAATCcgtatatttcaaaattttatattgattaaggACTGAAAAgggtttttcttttaaaataaattgaatttctCGAATTCTTAAAATTTGGATGTTACGTCTAGTTTTGGTGTTTTCaagataattgttttgaaataaaattatttcggTAATGCGATACCGTTCTGATAATTTAacattacttttgtaattttaccacATTTTGGTCGTCAACACTTTGATGTTGTTGGTCTTATGCTCGTTTTGCTAGTTTTTGACTAAGcttgtgtttctgaaaaggtTGTTAAAGAATAGTTGTTTTCTCTCTTGGGAGATGTTTTGATGTTGTGATTAGGGAGACGTCAAGCTTTCTATTTTTGAAAGAATTGGAATTtgtttaaaacgtgtttttccagattataaaatatattgtatacgttttataaatggttattagggggttgacttgggtcacccaaatttggagttcagcttggaagttgtaattaCTTGGCAAACTCGGTGATTTTAATTTGAGGCATTTGGAAACAAGTAtatctattgttttataaaagaggttttccgcaaaatgatttttaatactatggggctcgacatgaacttgaaatctattttctaaattttaccTTTCGAATGGTTTTGGATAAATAATTTTGGATCAacatctttattattttaatctgATTAGATGTTTTTAATTGATTCGATAATTTAGTCATTGTTTGACTGTTTGAGTTGCTACCATTCGTTGATCACATAAGATGCTCTACGCTCAatcctttaaaatttatattggtTATCTCtcttaatgagtaattgttttactgcaaAATGCTTAAGTGCTTTTCAGATGTGTGAAGAATTCTTGACCTATATTACTATgtcattatttttttctctcattAAGTTATGCCATGATAGTTTTCTTTTCGTTCGCCTCATTGTGTGAAGTATCACGTGAGGACACTTCACGCTagtttttctttggcttaactttAGCATTGGTATCGATGTGCGTTTCGAacctgtaatatcccgtaaataTCCTTAAAATTTCCGATGAGTTTCCCATTgcattttaggttttttttaagtttcgtggtttggtttggtttaggttcgatttaaaaaaaatccttgggttgtggttcaaccaattgGTTTAACCACAAGCGTGTAAATCtggtctcaatcgagacctgaAAAACACACAAGGTCTCGTTCGAACCTtgaggtctcgaacgagacctcatgTGTTGCTGCTGCCAGCAGCGAGACCGGTTGTGTGGTGCACTCCCTCCGTTTCCAACTCTATTTTAATCTAGATTCTTTCGGCATTTAAAAATTctttctaaacagaaaatctccACCACACTTcacataaaccctagccgtcatcctCTTACTCGTTCTCTAAGAAAAAAAGCTGTTATCGTCCTTCAATTATGCCTTGATttgattcttttattttattatattgatgttatttcacttatgtgatttaatttcttttgatttctcgggaaatcttatgttgataattttcacttgggtgatataTTTTGGCTGTTATGCCTTTAATGATGTTGTTGactctaaattatttttgagtATTCCTGGGTCTGTCCGTgagttttgatttctaaaaaattaatattttgtcagGCTTTGACATTATTTtgggtttaaattatttttgaccgagaaatctttttcacgttttgtgaattacgttgttggccacgtattggttttaaattaccttAGGAAGATTGTTTTTGCCCAACTGGTGTTTTGACGctaaaaaaagtcaaaagggTAGGctggacacgacaccctaaaatattattttcactaTCTTGCCAAAGAAAATGAAATCcgtatatttcaaaattttatatttattaaggaCTGAAAAgggtttttcttttaaaataaaatgaatttctcgaaTTCTTAAAATTTGAATGTTACGTCGAATTCTTAAAATTTGAATGGTACGTCTAgttttagcaagcagtgagtttgttgtgttatttaccgctttattaagtaccgcatcttattttagtattataaatgtttttgaactgttttaagcgcctatggatctggattgaaacgagctgctcgataggcttgtatcgagactgtgtgcaccggtaagtactctgggatcggcagactaatgtcttgcttacgctagtatatgacgaggatttgttcccgtccactctaaGTTTTTCAGTAtgatatgtcatacttacgctgggatcatttcaatactgttattccataatcatattatattagtataaatggttttgatttaaaggttttaaacattaataaatggtaaatagtattgcgaattcatctcagtatatcagaccccgttgtttccccattttccaggtttattattttgagcagGTCTGCTGATCTCCAAATCTTTATTCCTCggtggtttattttattttaataaattgtcaagctaattttattcttaaaccgCAATAGTAAAgt
This window of the Mercurialis annua linkage group LG5, ddMerAnnu1.2, whole genome shotgun sequence genome carries:
- the LOC126681807 gene encoding uncharacterized protein LOC126681807: MKDSNVPKNSTVADMWRNGNWTLPNPIDSYTDDAWDYIKDNFHLNSSPDEVKWLVADNNKFYISKAWKELRSESNQVRWYKLVWNKNIVPRFSFLLWLAIKRRMNTKSRLVKWGVVPDDKCVLCQNEKETIDHCLYECCFVRKIWDKLLPICGCNENINTWRRIISWFCIKASGKNAYAVLRRLILSSTVYYVWTARNKKIFEKEDPVVDHIISNVKNVVLAKINMSPEAFVTGWRGFVLGWLGSVLGQEEIALRLL